The genomic window GAGCAGGTACATCACCGTCGACGCGACGATCACGAGGGTCGCCGCGGCCTGCAGGGTGAGGACGTCGAGGTTCACGGGGTCTCCCTCGGATCGCGTGGCAGCCGCACGGTGAAGGTGGCCCCTTCGCCCGCTGCCGTGTGCACGGTGATCTCGCCGCCGTGGGCGCGGACGAGGTCCCGGCTGATAGCGAGGCCCAGCCCGCTGCCGTGGGTCGAGGATTTGCGCACGGCGTCGCCCCGAAAGAATCTTTCGAACAGGCGCGCCTGTTCGCTCGCGCTGATGCCCGGCCCGTCGTCCGAGATGACGACCGTGATCGAGCGCGGTTCGTTTCCGACCGAGACGGCCACCGACCCCCCGCGCGGGTTGTACTTCACGGCGTTCGAGAGCAGATTGTCGATGACCTGGCGCACCCGGCGTCCGTCGACCAGCGCGTGCGCCGCCGGCAGGTCGCCGGCCTCGATCAGGATGCCGTGATCATGCGCCTTCAACGCGATCGACTCGATCGCGGAGCGGACGATAGCCGAGACGTCGGTCGGGCGCAGATCCAGGTCGACGCCGAAACCCTCCCTCGACGTGGACGACACCGCGAGGATGTCCGCGACCAGCTCGAGTAGCCGCGAGGCGTTCCGCTCGGCCACCTCGAGCCTCTCCCGGGTCGCGGGATCGAGCCCGTCGTCGTCGAGCGCGAGGTCAAGGTAGCCGATGATCGAGGTGAGCGGGGTGCGCAGCTCGTGCGAGACGCTGGCGACCAAGTCTTCGCGGGCCCGGCGGGCCTGCTCCTCCACCGTCACGTCGCGCGAGACGACCACTGCCCCGGCGTCGCCGGCGTCGCTGCGGGGCAGACGTCGCGCGGTGACGTTGAGGGCGCGACGGTCCTCCCCCGGAAGTCCGTACCAGACCACTTCGCCCTCGAACACCTCTCCCGAGCGCGCGCGAGCGAGCGGATCGGATGCCGGGGGGATCGCGGTGGATCCGTCGGCGGCGAACACCGCGACCTCCCGGCCGAAGGCGTCCGTGCTGTTCAGCAGGAGCCCGTGGGCGGTGTTGGTGACGGAGAACTCCCCGGTCGGGGTGATGCGCGTGACGCCGAAGTCGACGGCATCCAGAACCTCGGTGACGAGGTCCTCCTGACGCCGGGCACGATCGAGGGCGCGACGCAGCTCAGCGGACTGCTTCTCGAGCAGGACCCGCTGGGCGCGGGAACGTCGAGCGGTGAACGCGGCCATCGACGACAGCGCCGCCACGGTGAAGGGCAGCACGAGGGTCGACGCGGTGAACCGCTGCAGGTCATCGGTCGTGAGCTGGTGGACCATCACGGCGGTCACCGTCAACGACACGGCCACGACGCCGCGCAGACCGAAGACCGTCCCGATCCAGATCGCGGGGAACGTCCACAGCAGCCCGACTCCGGCCAGGGGCGAGCTCTCGCGCATGACGGCGATCGCCACGACGTCGACGATCGGCAGCAGCCCGACCACCCACCGGGGCATGCGCTGCCAGGGCAGGAGTACGGCGGCGATCGCACCCGCGAAGACGAGCGAGGTCCCTCCGAAGAACAGCGAGGCGTGGCCCACCTGCCCCACCGAGATCGACACCACGACACTCAGGAGGGTCGCTGCGGCGAGAAGCGTCTGGCTCGCCACGATGCTGCGGCGCAGACCGAAGCGCTCGCTCGAGGTCGGAGGCGCCATGGCCTCGACCATAGCGTTTTCCGAGTGCGCGACAGGGGCGGCGTGCTCCGGCACGCCGGTCAGGGCGTCGTGACGGCTCCGGCGAGAGGGTCAGAACCCGAAGTCGCCGCCGAAATCTCCCCCGAGGTCCCCGCCGAAATCGCCCGCGCCCGCGTCCGTCCCCGACGCGTCAGCGACGCCGGCGGCGTCCGCGTCGGCCTGGGCGTCCGCTGCCGCACCGTCGGCGTATCCCGCGTCGTAGCCGGGGTCGAACATCGCCCCGACGAGAGCGGAACCGACGACGTACCCACCGATGGTCCCGAGCATCGAGGCTCCGAGCATCGACCCGAAACCCGGACCGTTCGAGAAACCGCGCCCGCCGAAGGTGCGCTCCATGAAACCGGGCTGCGAGTACTCGGCACGGGTGGCGGCGCGAGCCAACGATGCCGGATCGTCGCTCGCGGGACGCTCGGCGGGTGCCAACCCGGCCGACATCTCGGCGAGCACCTGCTGACGCTGGGCCGGGGTCAGTCGGCCGAAGGCTTCGGCGTGCACCTGCTCGACCGTCTCGGGAGGCGCCGTCCGGAGCAGGTAGCGGTAGCGTTCGATCGCCTGGCGGTCCTCGTCGGACCCGGATGCGGCGGCCGGCGCCTGCTGCTGCGCGGGCGGAGGGGCGCACCGACCCTCGGCGTCACGAGAGCCGCTCGCCGAACCGTGGGGCACCGGGGTCTCGGGGGCTCGTCGCGAGGCGTCGTCGCCGGAGCCGAACAGTCTGTCGAACAAGCCCATGGGTGCGCCTCTCGGATCGTGTGTCTCGCACCGTAGACCGCTCACCTCGGAGCGCCCTGAGGCTTGTGGACGGCGGAGCACTCGTGGCAGTCGGGCAGGCGGAGCGCACGGAGCATGCGACAGCCGTCAGCCCCGGCGCGCGATCGCCGCGCTCGTCCACCGGGCGTATAACGCCCAGGGGTCGTCGACGCCCGCCGCGAGCTCGGCCACGTGCGCGTCGAGCGCGGGGCTGCGGCGGAACCACTCGGTCCTGCCGAATCGCTCGTCCCCGAACTGCGCGTGTCGACGCCGCTCGACGAGCCTGTCCCCCGGCTCGAAGGCGAGGAGTTCGTCGTGCCAGATAGCGGCCAGCCGCTGACGGGGGCTCGCCGTGGTACCGATCTTGATGCGGTCGTCGAACCGCAGGTAGTAGACGACGTCGACGCGCGGCGGCGGCAGTTCGCCGTCGACGGGGTCGCCGTGCCGCCACTCGCACACCGCGCAGAGCCACCCGCTCGGCCACCGCACGCCCAGCCGCGACCCGCACAATCGGCAGGGCGCCGGGAGCACGTCGGTCACGCCGTGATGCCCGGCAGCCCAGTCCGCGCTCACGCCCATGTGCCAGGTGCAGAGCGCCACCGGGGCGGAGGGATCGGCCGCTCGCCGGCAATCGGGCACGAGGCAGTCGGGGGCGGACATGCGCTCACGCTACGCCCGACCCCCGACATCGCCGTCAGTCGTCGGCGGCCGGCGCCTCCAGCACGAGGAACAGACCGGCGTAGGGCCCGAGCTCGAGAGAGAAGCTCTGCAGCTCGTCCACCCGGCCCACGGCCTCGCCGGTCGCCGCGTCGATCGCGGTGCTCTGCGGCACCAGCCACTCCGACCGGACCGTTCCCTCGATCGTCTCGCCCGAGAAGTTGAGCACCGTGATCTGCAGGGGCGCCGACTCGTCCCGTCGGTCGCCCCCGTCGAGACGATGGACCATGACGAGCATGCTCGGATGCCCGACCTGCGGGATATCGACCTGAGAGGCGATGGCGATGCCGTGATCGCCGCGGATCCGCAGGATCTCTTTCAGTCCTGAAAGGAAGGATTCGGGGTCCTCCTGCTGCCGCCCCAGCGAACCGTAGAGCGAGCGCGCACGCGGCACGCCCGACATCGACGACGCCGCGTCGGGGGCCACATCGAGCAGGTCGTGCGCTCCCCGCTCGATCCAGCGCGTGTCGCCGGTCGAGATGAGATGGCGCACGTCGTCCGCCGGAAGCGTGAGCGAGCCCGTGAGGTCCCAGCCCGAGAGGGCGAAGACCCCCGGCTGCCAGGAGTTGTACTTCGCGAGCAGCAGGTGGGCGTCGCGGATGGCCGGGATGTCTTCGTCGGTGATCTCGTCGAGCGTCGCCTTGCCCTGCGTCGCGGCGATGAGGGATGCCGATGTGCAGGCGATCCCGTTCTGCGTGAAGACGAGGTTGTAATCGGCGTCGACGGTGAGCTTCTCGGTGAGCTCGGCGCGCACCATCTCGGCGATCTCTCCCCCGGTGTGCTCCTCGTGCCGGAAGGGGTAGACGGTGTCGCGGTGGGTGGTGGCCCAGTGCACGAGCTCGTAGGTCAGCTCGTCGTGATTCTGCATGCCGTGCACGAGCTGCACGGGCTCGACGCCGGTCTCGAGCGCCGTCGTGAGAGCGAGCCGCAGGAACTCCGTGTTCGCCGTGGCGAGGGCGTGGTGATACCCGGGCCGCGTGACGAAGTCGTATGACAGGTCGGCGCCGACCGCACTTGTGTCGCGGATGTCCTCCATCGTGAGGTTCAGCTCTTGGAACGTGAACCCGCCGACCTTTCGGACCATCCCGGCGATGATGTGGTTGGCCGCGTGCGACAGCGGATGCCCCTCCGACCACGCGGGAAGGCCCTCTGCGCTCTTCTCCACACCGAGGAAGCCGTTCGCGTCGAGTCGCAGCGCGCTCGTCCCGAGATCGCCGAGGGAGTGCAGGGCGTCTCCGATCACGAGCCGCATCCCCGCGAAAGTGGGGTCGAGCCAGTTGATCGACGGCTGCCCCTCCTTGAAGTAGTGGAGGTACACCCAGCGTCGTTCGAGACCATCGGTGCCGACGACCGGAGCGGTCGTGCTCCAGTTCGTCTCTTTCACCCCCGGGGTGTAGAAGATGACGCGCTGGAGTTCGCCGATGATGTAGCCGCGTGCGCTGAGCTCGCGCTCGGTCTCGGCGTCGAGGTTGACCGAGTCGCGCCCGGCGGGCACCTCGGGAAGCAGATCCCAGTCCTCACGGGGGATCTCGACCATGTGGTAGATGCCCGGGTAGTCCTTATACGCCATCTCGGCGAGCCGGAAATCCGCGCCCTTACCGGTGTGACCGGGAACGATGTCGTCGATGACGCTGCCGCCGTGTGACTCCGCCACGTCGGCGACGCGGCGGAAGGCGTTCTCGTCACCGAATTCGGGGTCGATCTGCGTGCTGATGCGATCGAAGTGACCGTCGACGCTGGGGGTCTCCTGCCAGCCGGTGATGCCTCCGGCTCTCTTGACGGGACCGGTGTGGATGCCGTTGATCCCCACCCACTCGAAGGCCTCCCACAGCGCCTCATCGCCGAGCGCCTCGAGGAACGACTCCCCCGGGCGGGTGATGAGCGAGATCGGATAGGCCGTGAACCAGACGTCGGTCGATTCGATGGCCCGGCGCGCGTCCGGACGCGCGTAGGGATTACGCCACATCGAGGGCTGACCGGACAGCTGCCGGCTCAGCACATCGGCGTCTTTGAGCATCGACTGACGGACGAGCCACTCCACATAGGAGGGATTGCCGCCGTTCGCGTTGCGGGGATCGGTGAGGAATCGACGGAGAGTGCCACCGCGGAACTGGTCGCGGGGACGCAGACGACGGGGTCGCGCCGGATAGCGCTGCTCGTCGTAACTGATCTCGGTCGTCGTCTCGACCGCCTCTTCGGCATCGATGTCATCCGCGTCGTTCGGACCGGCATCGACCATCTCGTCGTCCATCACAGCGCGCTCATCGGCGTCGTCCACTCCCGACCTCCCTCACGTCGTATCCGACGCTAGTCGCTTCCACCGACATCGACCTCGGGCATTGACCTCGACCCGCCGGGTGTCGACAGATCCGTCGTGCGCGCATTCCTCCGGGCTCAGCGCGGACGAGACGGGGCCCCGCGCAGGGCCGACCAGGCGATCACCAGCGCGAGCAGGCACATCCCGAGCACCGCGGTGAGGAACACCCCCCACCCGACGGAGGCGAAGAGCAGTCCCAGCAGCCATCCGAACAAGCTCGAGCCCGCGTAGTACCCGAGGTAGTACAGCGACGACGCCTGCGCGCGGGCCTCGGGATCGGCGGCGACGGGTGTCCAGCCCGAGGCCACCGCGTGCGCTCCGAAGAAGCCGGCGGTGAAAGCGAGCAGCCCCACGATCACTGCGGCGATGAACGGCAGGAACATCACGATCACGCCCGCCGCCATGAGTCCGGTGCTGCCGAGCAAGATGGGGAGCCTGCCGTACCGCACGGCCAGAGCGCCCGCCCGCGGAGACGAGACCGTCCCGGCGAGGTACGCGAGGAACAACAGCGTCACGATCGCCGGCGGCAGAGCGAACGGCGGGGCCGCCACGTGGAAGCCCAGATAGTTGTAGACCGCGACGAAGGCGCCCATCAGTAAGAACGCTTGCGCGTACAGCGCCATCTGCACCGGAGAGCGGAGGTTGAGCACCAGGCGCCGTCTCACCGACGGTCCCCTCACCGTCCGGGACCGACCGGGAACGAATCCCCTGGCCGCCGGCACGAGCCACAAGAAGACAACCGCCGCGACCACGCAGAGAACGACGACGGATGCCACCCCCCACCGCCACCCGGCCAATTCGGCGATCCAGCCCGAGGCCACGCGTCCCGACAGACCACCCACGGTCGTTCCCGCGATGTAGGAGCCGGCCGCGGCCGCCACGAAGCGGGGCGACACCTCCTCGCTCAGGTAGGCGAGGGCGACAGCCGGAACGGCACCGAGCGCCGCCCCCTCGAGAAGGCGCAACGCCAGCAGCACGCCGAGGTCATCCGCAAAGGGCGTGACAGCCCCGAGAAGAGTCGCCGCGATCAGGCCGATGGCCATGGCGGGCACGCGACCGATGCGATCGGCTACCAGCGACCAGGGGATGACCGCCACCGCCAGGCCCAGAGTGGATGCCGAGACGGTCAGCGCCGCCCCTGCCGGGCCCGACGCGAGATCGTCGGCGATCGCCGGGAGGACGGCCTGCGTCGCGTACAACTGCGCGAAGGTCGCGACGCCACCGAAGAAGAGTCCGATCAGCAGGCGACGGTAGTCGCGACTCCCGGGGAGATGGCCCGAGAAATCGCTCACACCCTCGAGCCTATCGACCAGTGTCTCGGGGTACGGCGAAGCGCCGGTGCCCACACCCTCCCATTTCTGGGTGGTGTGGGCACCGGCGCTGAAACCCAATCCCCGGGGTTCGACACGGGTCGATCACCGGGGAAGTGTGCCCGTAAATGCGAAATGGCCACCCAACTTTGGGTGGCCACTTCGACGAAAAGAAGTCCGGCGGTGTCCTACTCTCCCACAGGGTCCCCCCTGCAGTACCATCGGCGCTGAGAGGCTTAGCTTCCGGGTTCGGAATGTAACCGGGCGTTTCCCTCTCGCTATGGCCGCCGAAACACTATTGATGTTTCAAAAACCAACAACGACATGATCATTGTTGAGTTCCCGACCGTACATCGAGAACCACTCAGTGGACGCAAGCACCAAAAACAGGTGTGTTATCAAGTCATCGGCTTATTAGTACCGGTCAGCTTCACGTATTACTACGCTTCCACATCCGGCCTATCAACCCAGTAGTCTGGCTGGGAGCCTCTCACCATAAATGGTATGGAAGTCTCATCTTGAGGCCGGCTTCCCGCTTAGATGCTTTCAGCGGTTATCCATCCCGAACGTAGCTAATCAGCGGTGCTCCTGGCGGAACAACTGACACACCAGAGGTTCGTCCAACCCGGTCCTCTCGTACTAGGGTCAGATCCTCTCAAACTTCCTACGCGCGCAGCGGATAGGGACCGAACTGTCTCACGACGTTCTAAACCCAGCTCGCGTACCGCTTTAATGGGCGAACAGCCCAACCCTTGGGACCTACTCCAGCCCCAGGATGCGACGAGCCGACATCGAGGTGCCAAACCATGCCGTCGATATGGACTCTTGGGCAAGATCAGCCTGTTATCCCCGAGGTACCTTTTATCCGTTGAGCGACAGCGCTTCCACAAGCCACTGCCGGATCACTAGTCCCGACTTTCGTCCCTGCTCGACCTGTCAGTCTCACAGTCAAGCTCCCTTGTGCACTTACACTCGCCACCTGATTGCCAACCAGGTTGAGGGAACCTTTGGGCGCCTCCGTTACATTTTGGGAGGCAACCGCCCCAGTTAAACTACCCACCAGGCACTGTCCCTGAACCGGATCACGGTCCTAAGTTAGATATCCAGAGTGACCAGAGTGGTATTTCAACAATGACTCCACACTCACTGGCGTGAATGCTTCACCGTCTCCCACCTATCCTACACAAGCCACACCGAACACCAATACCAAGCTGTAGTAAAGGTCACGGGGTCTTTCCGTCCTGCTGCGCGTAACGAGCATCTTTACTCGTAATGCAATTTCGCCGAGTTCGCGGTTGAGACAGTTGGGAAGTCGTTACGCCATTCGTGCAGGTCGGAACTTACCCGACAAGGAATTTCGCTACCTTAGGATGGTTATAGTTACCACCGCCGTTTACTGGGGCTTAAATTCTCAGCCTCGCCTTGCGGCTAACCGGTCCTCTTAACCTTCCAGCACCGGGCAGGCGTCAGTCCGTATACATCGTCTTGCGACTTGGCACGGACCTGTGTTTTTAGTAAACAGTCGCTACCCACTAGTCTCTGCGGCCACCACAC from Microbacterium testaceum includes these protein-coding regions:
- a CDS encoding MFS transporter; amino-acid sequence: MSDFSGHLPGSRDYRRLLIGLFFGGVATFAQLYATQAVLPAIADDLASGPAGAALTVSASTLGLAVAVIPWSLVADRIGRVPAMAIGLIAATLLGAVTPFADDLGVLLALRLLEGAALGAVPAVALAYLSEEVSPRFVAAAAGSYIAGTTVGGLSGRVASGWIAELAGWRWGVASVVVLCVVAAVVFLWLVPAARGFVPGRSRTVRGPSVRRRLVLNLRSPVQMALYAQAFLLMGAFVAVYNYLGFHVAAPPFALPPAIVTLLFLAYLAGTVSSPRAGALAVRYGRLPILLGSTGLMAAGVIVMFLPFIAAVIVGLLAFTAGFFGAHAVASGWTPVAADPEARAQASSLYYLGYYAGSSLFGWLLGLLFASVGWGVFLTAVLGMCLLALVIAWSALRGAPSRPR
- a CDS encoding GIY-YIG nuclease family protein is translated as MSAPDCLVPDCRRAADPSAPVALCTWHMGVSADWAAGHHGVTDVLPAPCRLCGSRLGVRWPSGWLCAVCEWRHGDPVDGELPPPRVDVVYYLRFDDRIKIGTTASPRQRLAAIWHDELLAFEPGDRLVERRRHAQFGDERFGRTEWFRRSPALDAHVAELAAGVDDPWALYARWTSAAIARRG
- the treS gene encoding maltose alpha-D-glucosyltransferase; this translates as MDDEMVDAGPNDADDIDAEEAVETTTEISYDEQRYPARPRRLRPRDQFRGGTLRRFLTDPRNANGGNPSYVEWLVRQSMLKDADVLSRQLSGQPSMWRNPYARPDARRAIESTDVWFTAYPISLITRPGESFLEALGDEALWEAFEWVGINGIHTGPVKRAGGITGWQETPSVDGHFDRISTQIDPEFGDENAFRRVADVAESHGGSVIDDIVPGHTGKGADFRLAEMAYKDYPGIYHMVEIPREDWDLLPEVPAGRDSVNLDAETERELSARGYIIGELQRVIFYTPGVKETNWSTTAPVVGTDGLERRWVYLHYFKEGQPSINWLDPTFAGMRLVIGDALHSLGDLGTSALRLDANGFLGVEKSAEGLPAWSEGHPLSHAANHIIAGMVRKVGGFTFQELNLTMEDIRDTSAVGADLSYDFVTRPGYHHALATANTEFLRLALTTALETGVEPVQLVHGMQNHDELTYELVHWATTHRDTVYPFRHEEHTGGEIAEMVRAELTEKLTVDADYNLVFTQNGIACTSASLIAATQGKATLDEITDEDIPAIRDAHLLLAKYNSWQPGVFALSGWDLTGSLTLPADDVRHLISTGDTRWIERGAHDLLDVAPDAASSMSGVPRARSLYGSLGRQQEDPESFLSGLKEILRIRGDHGIAIASQVDIPQVGHPSMLVMVHRLDGGDRRDESAPLQITVLNFSGETIEGTVRSEWLVPQSTAIDAATGEAVGRVDELQSFSLELGPYAGLFLVLEAPAADD
- a CDS encoding sensor histidine kinase, with the protein product MAPPTSSERFGLRRSIVASQTLLAAATLLSVVVSISVGQVGHASLFFGGTSLVFAGAIAAVLLPWQRMPRWVVGLLPIVDVVAIAVMRESSPLAGVGLLWTFPAIWIGTVFGLRGVVAVSLTVTAVMVHQLTTDDLQRFTASTLVLPFTVAALSSMAAFTARRSRAQRVLLEKQSAELRRALDRARRQEDLVTEVLDAVDFGVTRITPTGEFSVTNTAHGLLLNSTDAFGREVAVFAADGSTAIPPASDPLARARSGEVFEGEVVWYGLPGEDRRALNVTARRLPRSDAGDAGAVVVSRDVTVEEQARRAREDLVASVSHELRTPLTSIIGYLDLALDDDGLDPATRERLEVAERNASRLLELVADILAVSSTSREGFGVDLDLRPTDVSAIVRSAIESIALKAHDHGILIEAGDLPAAHALVDGRRVRQVIDNLLSNAVKYNPRGGSVAVSVGNEPRSITVVISDDGPGISASEQARLFERFFRGDAVRKSSTHGSGLGLAISRDLVRAHGGEITVHTAAGEGATFTVRLPRDPRETP